From the genome of Nitrospirota bacterium:
GGTAAAGGCGGAGACGGGAGTCTCGAAGTCGGCCAGGATCTCGCGGTACAAAGGGATGAGATTCCCCTGTGAGGCGAGGGCGCGGAACTCCTCGAAACTCAAAGAAAAGGAAGGGGTTTTCATCCTCGAAAACTAGCACGCACCCTGCGCAAAGTCAACGAGTGGAACCGGCCTCAGAGAGCCCGAAGGAACGTACCGGAATGTGCGCCAGAGGGGAACGGATCCGGAGTGACCAGCAGGGCGTAAAGGGAAGAGCCTTAGATTTTCTTCAGCGCGCCGCCTCGCCAAGAGGAGATCTGCCAGGCGTGGACGATCCGCTCGCGATCCTCGTCCGTACAGCGGGTAAATTCGATCCCGAGCTTGCTGTACTCCTTGCCCTTATCGTCGGTGAGCTGCTGGACATGCGTCACCCTGCCGCCCACTTCGGTGAGCTTCTGGCCGTTCGGCAGACTGAACGAGAGGGTCACGTCGGTCCCCAGGGGAAAGATTTCCCTGGTGCTGAGTTGGACCCCACCCCGGCTGATGTTCTTGATGGACCCCTGGTACATGCGGCTGCTCGTGGCGCCCCGGTAGATTGCGAACAGCGTGACGTCCAGCCGGTCGTGACGGCGGAGATTCTTCTTGTCGTCACTCACCTGTTCCTGTTCCAGCAGGTCAAGCACTTCGTAGGGCTCGACCATGCCGGTCCGCCCCTTGATCTTCACCGGCGGAAGCTTGTCGGCCCGGACCAACCCTTTCACCTGCTGATAGGTCGCGTCGCTGATGACGATGCCGTCGGTGGACGCCAGCGGTTCCAGGCGCGATGCCACATTGACCGTATCGCCGATCACGGTATAGTCCAGGCGCGACGGCGACCCGATATTCCCGGCGATGACCGGGCCGCTGTTAATCCCGATGCGCAAATGGAAGCCCGTTCGACCTTTCTTTTCAGCCTCCTCCTGCAAACGTTTCGCCTCCCGCTGCATCTCGATGGCCGCCGTCACCGCCTTGCAGGCATGGTCGGACATGGCCATCGGCGCCCCGAACACGGCCATGATCGCATCGCCGATGAACTTGTCCAACGTCCCATGATGGCGGAACACGATGTCCGTCATGGCGGTGAAGTACTCGTTCAGAAACCGCACGACATGCTCCGGGTCCAGGCTCTCGGACAAAGGGGTGAAGCCGCAGATGTCGGCAAAGAGCACCGAACAGTCCAGTTTGGCCCCCCCCAGTTTCAGCGTTCCCTCTTTGCCTTTCATCAAGTCCTCCACCACGCTGGGCGACAGGTAGCGTTGGAGGCTCATGCGAACATTGGTTTCTTTCTGGATGCTCTCGTAAAGCCAGGCATTCTCGATCGCGACAGCCGCCTGGTTGGCGATATTCGTGAGCAACTCCACGCT
Proteins encoded in this window:
- a CDS encoding GAF domain-containing protein — translated: MADEHVVCPYCNHKQPAAVYCGRCRVHIQHYGGVKSAIARFEADLGQMRTHVQAAAPTYQPALDALRSLGEALLGLKVNVERLSRSQREMTTLAQVGRMINSVLTMDKLLNLIMDMVINAMFAERGLLMLKDAVTGDLTVQAARNMTMESESETKSRLTISTNICSRVASEGKPILATDAQNEDQFHGMHSVMAYNLASLVCVPMKTKSGEVIGVIYVDNRIVSGAFNEDSVELLTNIANQAAVAIENAWLYESIQKETNVRMSLQRYLSPSVVEDLMKGKEGTLKLGGAKLDCSVLFADICGFTPLSESLDPEHVVRFLNEYFTAMTDIVFRHHGTLDKFIGDAIMAVFGAPMAMSDHACKAVTAAIEMQREAKRLQEEAEKKGRTGFHLRIGINSGPVIAGNIGSPSRLDYTVIGDTVNVASRLEPLASTDGIVISDATYQQVKGLVRADKLPPVKIKGRTGMVEPYEVLDLLEQEQVSDDKKNLRRHDRLDVTLFAIYRGATSSRMYQGSIKNISRGGVQLSTREIFPLGTDVTLSFSLPNGQKLTEVGGRVTHVQQLTDDKGKEYSKLGIEFTRCTDEDRERIVHAWQISSWRGGALKKI